One genomic segment of Elgaria multicarinata webbii isolate HBS135686 ecotype San Diego chromosome 21, rElgMul1.1.pri, whole genome shotgun sequence includes these proteins:
- the TSACC gene encoding TSSK6-activating co-chaperone protein isoform X2, whose protein sequence is MSPQDEKQHRKREDFEAPSSPPFKPLCPAKPSPSFLELPSTQWRPSPGLSYTQAARIGKGKRHFSPDHQPQECFGLLECMHNNIQTQTQIAQAQLSLLEDMRESMNILLSRQERQNPELARQPEQRPPRGSSSSPRPIS, encoded by the exons gaGAAGACTTCGaagccccttcctctcctcctttcaAGCCCCTCTGCCCTGCCAAACCCTCCCCCAGTTTCCTGGAGCTTCCATCCACTCAGTGGAGACCCAGCCCGGGCCTGTCGTACACCCAAGCAGCTAGGATTGGAAAAGGAAAGCGACATTTCT CGCCTGACCATCAGCCCCAGGAATGCTTCGGCCTCCTGGAATGCATGCACAACAACATCCAGACGCAAACGCAGATTGCTCAGGCCCAGCTGTCCCTCCTGGAAGACATGCGCGAATCCATGAACATCCTCCTTTCCCGGCAGGAGAGGCAAAACCCAGAGCTGGCGAGGCAGCCGGAGCAGCGCCCCCCGAGGGGCTCGtcttcctctccccgccccatcAGCTAG